The Flavobacterium sp. CBA20B-1 genome includes the window TAGAATACATGGAAAGTCAAATCATAAAAACCACTACTGCTTTAAATTTAACCCACGCTCGTGTGCGCTTAACTGTTTTTAGAAACGGAAGCGGGAAGTATTTACCAGAGCAAAGAACCGTAGGTTTTGTAATTGTGGCTGAACCCGCTGCAACCATCTATACAAATAAGCTTGAAAAATACGAAGTGGAACTTTTTAAAGATTTTTACATATCAAAACATTTGTTAAGTTCTTTAAAAACAACCAGTTGTTTGGTGAATATCACTGCAAGTATTTTCGCGCAAGAAAATGGTTACGAAAATTGTTTGTTGATTAATGATGAAAAAAATGTGGTGGAAGCCACCAATGGAAATGTTTTTTTAATTACAAATAATACGGTGGTAACACCTCCAATCAGCGATGGATGTAAAAATGGAATTATCCGCAAAAAGATGATTGAAATTATTAAAAAATCAGAGGATTTACTTTTTGAAGAGCGGTCTATTTCTCCGTTTGAGTTACAAAAAGCAGATGAAATGTTTATAACCAACATTGCCGTAGGTATCCAATCGGTAACGCAATACCGAAAAAAGAAGTTTGATCAAACAGTGGCAAATAATTTATTGGTAAAATTAAATGCCTTAGTTAGGTTCAATTCATAACGGGATCTTCGGGTGCATTTGCCCAAATGATAAATTCATCGCCCAAATCAATCATTAATTCTTTCCATAATTTAGAGGGTGTTTTTTCTAGTAAATGATTGGTGAATTGGTTTTCTACACACGTCCAAGCTTTTTGCTGTACTTCTTCTTGCAATTGGTTTTCTTCCCAACCACTGTATCCTAAGAAAAAGCGAATGTCTTTTTGCGAAACTTTGTTTTCTTTTAAAAGTTCAAACAATATTTCATAATCGCCCCCCCAAAAAATACCGTCTTTAATTTCGATACTGTTTGGTATTAATGAAGGAATGGTGTGTATAAAGTATAAATTGTCTTGTTCTACCGGACCACCACTGAAAATTCTGAAATTTACCGAAGCTTCAGGTATCACATCTTGTAATGTTAAATTCAAAGGCTTGTTCAGAATAAATCCTACACTTCCTTTAGCATTGTGTTCAGCTAATAATAAAACGGTTCTACTAAAAACGGTGTCTAATAAAACCGAAGAATCAGCTATTAATAACTTTCCTTTAGTGGGGGTTAACTGTTTCATAATTTACTTTTTTATTTAAAAGTAAAAAAAAAATAAAAAAAACCACACTTTTCAGGTGGTTTTTAATTATCCAAAAAGAAAAAAATTATTTTTTCTTTTTCGCTGCAGCTTTAACAGGTGTGTTTACAGCTCCGTCTAAATCAGCACCAGCTTTAAATTTAACTACTTTTTTAGCAGCAATTTTAATTGATTTCCCAGTTTGTGGATTTCTACCTTCTCTTTCTGCTCTTTCAGAAACAGACCAAGATCCAAAACCTACTAAAGAAATTTTTTCTCCTTTAGTTAATGTTTCACCAACATTTTTTAAAAATGATTCTAAAGCTGATTTAGCTGCTGTTTTGCTAATTCCTGCATCTTCTGCAATCGCGTCGATTAATTGTGTTTTGTTCATAATAATTTTTTTTTATTGAGTTAATCTTAACATATACAAATTTAAAAGTTAAATTCATTTATACAACTTTTTTTTGTAAAAAAGTGAGAAAAATAGCGGAAAAAAGCTATTAAATGGCCTTAATTACACTTTGCTTGCTCTGAAAATTGCATTCCGTTGAGTAATTCTGTTGTTTTCATTTTCTTTTTTCCTGGAAATTGCAACGACAAAACTTCGATAAATCCATCAATAGTAGCAATTTCTATTGTTTTTTTCGTAGCGATAAAACTTCCGGGTTGGTGATTGTGTTTTTCGGTTCGATAAGATACATCGTGTAATTTAACATTCCATTCGTTTTCATGATCTATCAAAATGGTATAAGCAGAAGGATAGGGATTTAACCCCCGAATTAAATTGTAAACTTCTTTACTTTCCTTATTAAAGTTTATTTTACAATTTTCTCGGTTAAGTTTATACGCCGTTTTTGTGTCTTCTGCAGGTTGCAGCGTGGTGGTGGCATTGTTGTTTTTTATTAACTCTAAGGTTTCAATGACTGCGTCTGCGCCTAAATGCATCAATTTGTCGTGCAATGTTCCGGCGGTTTCATTTGGTGCAATATGTGCTTCTTTTTTTAGGATTATAGCACCTGTGTCTATCTTTTCATCAATAAAAAATGTAGTTACGCCTGTTTTTTCTTCTCCGTTGATAATTGCCCAATTTATGGGAGCGGCTCCGCGGTAATCGGGAAGTAAAGATGCGTGTAAATTAAACGTGCCAAATTCGGGCATTGCCCAAACGGCCTTTGGCAACATCCTAAAAGCTACCACTATTTGCAAGTTGGCGTTTAATGCGGCCAATTCTGCAAGAAAAGTTTCCGATTTTAGGTTGGTGGGTTGCAAAACCTTTAAGTTATTTTGCTCGGCATATATTTTTACGGCAGATTGTTGCAGTTTTTGACCGCGGCCTGCTGGTTTGTCTGGTGCTGTAACCACAGCTGCAATTTCGTAATTGTTTTTGTAGATTGTATCTAAAATTCCCACGGCAAAGTCGGGTGTTCCCATGAAAACAATTCGTAGTTTATTCATTATAATTTAATATAGGTTGCGTTTTGATAAATAAATTGGTTTTCTTCAATTAATTCGGTTAAGGCTTGCGCCAAGTAAATTGTTTGGTTTAAATAACGACTTTTTAATTCGCTCAATTCAAAAACATGACCTTTTGGGTGGTTTTTTAATTGATTTTTTATTTGTGAAAGCACATCCTCTGCGCTGTTTTTCTTTTGAATACAAACCGAACATTTGCCGCAATCATCGGTATATAGCTCATCGAAATAATCTAATAAGATTTTGTTTTTACAAACCGATTGATTGGTTACATAATGCAGCATTGCTTTGAATTGCATGTCTTTTACATTGTTAAACTGCACCAAATTTTTTGCCACTCGGTTAATAGTTATATCATCTTCACGAATTTCGTTTAAAACAATATTTGTATCATTTGGGGCTTGTGTAAAGGAGCAAAATCCTTTTAAAACCCAAGAGTCAATAATTTCAATAATTTTTTGGTTGGGTATTTTGGTATGTTTTGCCAATACATCAATGTCTATAAAGGTGTCACTTTCGTGTATGCCGCGGTAATGGTGCAAAATACTTAAAAAGATAATTTCTTCGATAGAATGATTACTAAAATATGCAATGGCATCTTCAGAATTTAATAAAAAATGTATGTAATTTTTATATTTAAAATGTTGTTCAAAAGTAAGAACCGATTGCCTGTCTAAAAAAGCAAACGCATGAAAGGTTTTGCTTACGGGCAAATTGTGTTTCTTACAAAAATCTTTAAAATTAAAACGAATGGTTTCGTTAAAACCTTCGCCATAAGCAATTTGAAATTGGTTTACAAAGCGTTTATATACCAGCTTTACAAAGTCGGTTTCTAAGTGGTTGTGCTGATGAAAATTAGTGGCTTCGGTAACGCTGTAATTGTTTAAGATTAATGTGGCAAAAGCTTTTTCGCCATCACGTCCGGCACGTCCGGCTTCTTGATAGTAACTCTCTAAATTATCGGGAATATGCAAATGAATCACATTGCGCACGTTGGGCTTATCAATCCCCATTCCAAAAGCATTCGTAGCTACCATTACCAAGGTTTTTTCGCTAATCCATTGGTTTAACTTTTCTTTTTTTGATTTAAAATCCAAACCTCCGTGAAAAAAATCGGCAGCAATACCGTATGATTTCAAATTTTCTGCCACTTCAACCGTTGCTTTTCTACTTTTCACATAAACAATTGCGGGTGCATTTGATTTTTTTAAAATTTGAAACATTATTTCTTCGGTGCTTTCTTGTTGATAAACGCCATAATGCAATTCATTCCGCAAAAATGATTTTTTAAACGTTTGCGGATTCACCAAATGAAGGCTGTTAATGATATCATCTTGCACACGTTTGTTGGCCGAAGCCGTTAAAGCAATAAACGGCACATTGGGCAACCATTCTTTTAACTTGCCAATTTCTAAATATGCAGGACGAAAATCGTGTCCCCATTGCGAAATACAGTGTGCTTCGTCTATCGCTACCAAATTTATAGGCAATTGAATGATTCGGCTTAAAATCCATTCATTTTTTAAGCGTTCGGGAGCTATATACAGAAATTTGAAGTTTCCGTAAAGCGAATTATCCAGCAAGTTTGAAATTTCTTCGGTTGATAGGTTTCCTGAAATAGAAAGTGCTTTGATATTGCGGTCTTTTAATTGATTGATTTGATCTTCAATCAACGCAATTAAAGGTGAAATCACCAAGCAAATACCATCGGTCATTAAGGCTGGAATTTGAAAACAAATACTTTTGCCACCGCCAGTTGGTAGTAGTGCAAGCGTATCGTTTCCCTGAACCACCGACTCTATGATTTCTTCTTGCGGAAAGCGAAAAGCATCATGGTTCCAATGTTTTTTTAAAATGTGTAAAGCTTCAAACAAAACCGTGTTTTTTTTCTTTAAAAATAAAGAAAATTTACAAATTATTCAAAATAAAAGCAATTCTTGTTTCTAAATCACCTTTTGGCACCTCTTGTAGGTGATAGCCATAGCTTTCGTAGGTTTCCACCAAGTGATTGTGAATAAGTTGGGCTTGTTCAAAATTCTCATAGCGTTCGTTGTCGCATTCGTAAATTTCTTCCCAAGGCGGTAAAATAAAAATTTTTGTATAGCGGTGTTCTTTGCAAGCGTCTTCGAATACGGTAGGGTAGGCATCGCCAATATAGTGCATATACGCCAACACATCGGGAATTCCACGATCAATAAAAACGCAATCGGCATTTTCGGTTAGTGCATTTTTAAATTGCTCAATACGCCCTTTTAATAGCAGTTCGCTAAACAATAAAGGTTCTTTTAAAAACAATTGATCAACACCTGTTTTTTGTGCATCTAAAGTAACTTGTCGCGAAATTTCAGGATAGCAAACGTATCCTTTTTCAGCCAATTTATTAATAACCGATGTTTTGCCCGAACCAGGACCGCCAATTAAAACAATAATTTTCTTATCCACTTTAAAAATCAAAATGCAAAATTACTATAATTATTAAAACCAATAGTCATTTTAAGTCTTTAATTAGTATATTTACTTAAATCTAATGTATATTTGTACTAATTTTTATTATATGGATCAAAAAGCAGAAGAATTTTATGCACGCCTAAAAGCCGAGCTAGAAAATACGACCGAAAAATGGCCGGTAGAATACTTATACAAATTTATTGTTCCAGCTGATGAGGCTAAAATTGCCTTAATTGAAAAGGCTTTCAACAATATGGGAGCAGTAATTAAAACAAATAAATCTAAAAACGGAAACTACTCAAGTGTTTCAATAAATGTGGTGATGGGCAGTGCAGATGCAATTATTGAAAAATACAAAGAAGTTTCAACTATAGAAGGAATTATTTCCTTATAAATTTTATATGAAATTTAATCCAACAGAAGCAATAAACAATTTAGAATACAACACCAACCGCAGAGATTTGGTGTTGCCTGAATATGGTCGTCATTTGCAAAAATTAATCGACCAAGTTATTTTAATAGAAGACCGTGAAGAGCGCAACCGTGCAGCACGTGCCGTGATTGATATAATGGGAACGATTAATCCGCATTTGCGCGATGTGTTAGATTTTCAACACAAACTATGGGATCAGCTTTTTAAAATGTCGCGTTTTGAGTTAGACGTAGATTCACCTTATGAAAAACCAAAAGCAGTAACCGATTTTCACGAACCGGTTTTAATTGACTATCCCAAAAACAACCATGAATACCGTTTTTATGGTTCCAATATTGTGGATATGATTCAAGAAGCTGTTAATTGGGAAGAAGGAGAGCGGAAAGATGCTTTAATCATGGTGATTGCCAACCACATGAAGAAAAGTTATGTGAACTGGAATAATGAATCGGTAGAAGATGCTGTGATTTTTCAACATTTAAAAAAATTATCGGCAGGCAAAATTGATTTAACAACCGGCGTTGATGAGAACAACAATTCGGTGAACCTTGCCAAAACAAATAACTGGAACAACCCATATCAAAACAACCGCAATGCTTCGGGTGGTAATTCCAATAACCGCAACAATCAATTTCAAAATCGCAACAATTCAGGAAACAACAGTCAAAGAAACAATTCGAATAATAATTCTAATAACAAACAAGGGAACAACACCAATAATAGATTTGTTAAGAAAAATAATACTAATTCACCGAAAAACAGAAACACAAATTAATGGGAACTTTTAAGATAGAAGGTGGGCATCCGTTAAATGGAATTGTACAACCGCAAGGAGCTAAAAATGAAGCACTTCAAATTTTATGTGCTGTTTTACTGACTGATCAAAAAATCACAATTTCAAATATTCCTGATATCATCGATGTAAACAAACTAATTACATTGTTAGAAAACTTAGGCGTTGCTGTTGAAAAAATCGACCGAAACACCTATTCCTTTCAGGCAGATCAGGTGAATATGGCTTATTTAGAGTCGGATAAATTCCGCGAAGAAGGAAAATCGCTTAGAGGGTCTATCATGATTGTGGGGCCGTTATTAGCACGATTTGGAAAAGGATACATACCCAAACCGGGAGGAGATAAAATTGGTCGCCGCAGATTAGATACCCATTTTGAAGGATTTATCAATTTAGGAGCTACTTTTAGATACAACCGCGAAGAATATTTTTACGGGGTAGAAGCGCCCAATGGCTTAACAGGCACCTATATGTTGCTAGATGAAGCTTCTGTTACCGGAACAGCCAATATTGTAATGGCTGCTGTTTTAGCAAAAGGAACCACCACTATATACAACGCTGCTTGTGAACCGTATTTGCAACAATTGTGTAAGATGCTGAACGCCATGGGTGCAAAAATTACTGGCGTTGGATCGAATTTGTTAACGATAGAAGGTGTGGAACGCTTAGGTGGATGCACGCACCAAATTTTACCCGATATGATCGAAATTGGGTCATGGATTGGTTTGGCAGCAATGACACGTAGCGAGGTTACCATAAAAAATGTAAGCTGGGAAAATTTAGGTGTGATACCAACAGCTTTCAGAAAATTGGGAATTACCATTGAAAAAGTAAACGAAGACGATATTTTCATTCCTGCACACACCAACGGTTATGAAATTAAAGGCGATATTGACGGATCTATTTTAACAATTTCTGATGCCCCATGGCCAGGATTAACTCCCGATTTATTAAGTATATTTTTAGTAGTTGCAGCACAGGCCAAGGGAGAGGTGTTGATTCACCAAAAAATGTTTGAATCACGTTTGTTTTTCGTTGACAAATTGATTGATATGGGTGCAAAGATTATTTTGTGCGATCCACACCGCGCTGTAATCATTGGCCATGATTTTAAATCGCAGTTAAAGGCTACCAAAATGTCATCACCTGATATTCGTGCCGGAATTTCATTGTTAATTGCAGCGTTATCAGCAAAAGGAACAAGTGTCATTCAAAACATCGATCAAATAGATCGCGGTTACGAAAACATTGATGAACGCTTAAGAGCTTTAGGAGCAAAAATTGAGCGTTTGGATTAATTATAAGTTTTAAGCAATAAGCTAAAAGCAAAACTCCGACGAAGTTCTAAACTTCGTCGGAGTTTTTGCTTAGATTGAACTAATGAATACGCAGTCTGTATTTTTTGAATCAGTATTTATTAAATGCTTTTCTGTGATTTATTGTTTTTGAAAATGATAAAATGTTTTGCGTCATTTTCAAAAATGGGTTTAAGTAAACACATAAAGAATTTGGGATTAGAGAAAATTTAACCTCAATTAAGAAAAATATAGAATTTTCTATTTGTTTTCAAATTTTGGTTTGCTAATTAAAAATTTATACAGATATTTGCACACGCTAATAAAAAGCAACAAGTTCTTATTAAATATAGAAAAAGTAAAAAAATAATTTGTAGGTTTTAAAAATATTAATACTTTTGCAACCGCAATTACAAATAATGGTCCGTTCGTCTAGGGGTTAGGACGCCAGGTTTTCATCCTGGTAACAGGGGTTCGATTCCCCTACGGACTACAAAGGTTTTCCATTGACCTAAAAACAATGGCCCGTTCGTCTATCGGTTAGGACGCCAGGTTTTCATCCTGGTAAGAAGGGTTCGATTCCCTTACGGGCTACAAAGGTTTCCATCGAACCTAAAAAACGATGGCCCGTTCGTCTATCGGTTAGGACGCCAGGTTTTCATCCTGGTAAGAAGGGTTCGATTCCCTTACGGGCTACAAAGGTTTCCATCAAACCTAAAAAAAACGATGGCCCGTTCGTCTATCGGTTAGGACGCCAGGTTTTCATCCTGGTAAGAAGGGTTCGATTCCCTTACGGGCTACTGTTAGTTGTAAATAAGTTTTGTAAAATATCAGTCAGTGTCTCGGCTTTTATTTTATTAGTTAAAACCAAAGTGTTTGCCTAGGCAAATGTGGGAGGTTTTTCTTTTTTAACTAAAAGTTTTAAATAATTAATTACAATTAAAAAAAGATTAAAAAATGGCAAATCACAAGTCAGCTTTAAAAAGAATTAGAAGCAACGAAAAGAAAAGAGTTTTAAACAAGTATCAGCACAAAACAACTCGTAATGCAATTAAAGCTTTACGTTTGATTGAAACAAAATCAGAAGCTGCTGAAAAATTAGTTGTTGTTACTTCTATGATCGATAAATTAGCTAAAAAGAATATTATTCATGCTAACAAAGCAGCTAACTTAAAGTCTAAATTAACAAAACACGTTAACGCACTTTAATCAGTTAATGTTTTTGAGATATATAACACTGAAGCTCTCTTTCATCGAGGGCTTTTTGTTGTTAAATAGCATCAATAAAATACAAGAAACTTTATTTTTATGACCCAAATAAGAAATATCGCAATTATTGCACACGTTGACCACGGTAAAACCACCATGGTTGACAAAATTATGTATCATTGTCAATTGTTTAGAGAGAATGAAAATACAGGTGATTTAATCCTTGACAATAACGATTTAGAACGCGAACGTGGAATTACCATCGTATCTAAAAACGTTTCTGTTCAGTACAAAGGAACAAAAATCAACATTATTGACACTCCTGGACACGCGGATTTTGGTGGAGAAGTGGAACGCGTTTTAAATATGGCCGATGGTGTTTTGCTAATTGTAGATGCATTTGAAGGACCTATGCCGCAAACACGTTTTGTGTTACAAAAAGCTATTGAATTAGGTTTAAAACCTTGCGTGGTTATTAATAAAGTTGATAAAGAAAATTGTACCCCAGACGAAGTACACGAAAAAGTGTTCGATTTAATGTTTGAATTAGGTGCGGAAGAATGGCAGCTAGATTTCCCTTCTGTTTACGGCTCGGCAAAAAACAACTGGATGAGTACCGATTGGAAAAAACCAACCGATTCAATGGAAGCATTATTAGAAATGGTTATTGAACACGTGCCAGCTGCCGAAGTTAAAGAAGGTACCCCACAAATGTTAATCACTTCGCTAGATTTCTCTTCTTTTACAGG containing:
- a CDS encoding DUF4290 domain-containing protein is translated as MKFNPTEAINNLEYNTNRRDLVLPEYGRHLQKLIDQVILIEDREERNRAARAVIDIMGTINPHLRDVLDFQHKLWDQLFKMSRFELDVDSPYEKPKAVTDFHEPVLIDYPKNNHEYRFYGSNIVDMIQEAVNWEEGERKDALIMVIANHMKKSYVNWNNESVEDAVIFQHLKKLSAGKIDLTTGVDENNNSVNLAKTNNWNNPYQNNRNASGGNSNNRNNQFQNRNNSGNNSQRNNSNNNSNNKQGNNTNNRFVKKNNTNSPKNRNTN
- a CDS encoding YqgE/AlgH family protein, producing MKQLTPTKGKLLIADSSVLLDTVFSRTVLLLAEHNAKGSVGFILNKPLNLTLQDVIPEASVNFRIFSGGPVEQDNLYFIHTIPSLIPNSIEIKDGIFWGGDYEILFELLKENKVSQKDIRFFLGYSGWEENQLQEEVQQKAWTCVENQFTNHLLEKTPSKLWKELMIDLGDEFIIWANAPEDPVMN
- the rpsT gene encoding 30S ribosomal protein S20, whose protein sequence is MANHKSALKRIRSNEKKRVLNKYQHKTTRNAIKALRLIETKSEAAEKLVVVTSMIDKLAKKNIIHANKAANLKSKLTKHVNAL
- a CDS encoding HU family DNA-binding protein, which codes for MNKTQLIDAIAEDAGISKTAAKSALESFLKNVGETLTKGEKISLVGFGSWSVSERAEREGRNPQTGKSIKIAAKKVVKFKAGADLDGAVNTPVKAAAKKKK
- a CDS encoding ATP-binding protein, translated to MDKKIIVLIGGPGSGKTSVINKLAEKGYVCYPEISRQVTLDAQKTGVDQLFLKEPLLFSELLLKGRIEQFKNALTENADCVFIDRGIPDVLAYMHYIGDAYPTVFEDACKEHRYTKIFILPPWEEIYECDNERYENFEQAQLIHNHLVETYESYGYHLQEVPKGDLETRIAFILNNL
- a CDS encoding RecQ family ATP-dependent DNA helicase, whose amino-acid sequence is MFEALHILKKHWNHDAFRFPQEEIIESVVQGNDTLALLPTGGGKSICFQIPALMTDGICLVISPLIALIEDQINQLKDRNIKALSISGNLSTEEISNLLDNSLYGNFKFLYIAPERLKNEWILSRIIQLPINLVAIDEAHCISQWGHDFRPAYLEIGKLKEWLPNVPFIALTASANKRVQDDIINSLHLVNPQTFKKSFLRNELHYGVYQQESTEEIMFQILKKSNAPAIVYVKSRKATVEVAENLKSYGIAADFFHGGLDFKSKKEKLNQWISEKTLVMVATNAFGMGIDKPNVRNVIHLHIPDNLESYYQEAGRAGRDGEKAFATLILNNYSVTEATNFHQHNHLETDFVKLVYKRFVNQFQIAYGEGFNETIRFNFKDFCKKHNLPVSKTFHAFAFLDRQSVLTFEQHFKYKNYIHFLLNSEDAIAYFSNHSIEEIIFLSILHHYRGIHESDTFIDIDVLAKHTKIPNQKIIEIIDSWVLKGFCSFTQAPNDTNIVLNEIREDDITINRVAKNLVQFNNVKDMQFKAMLHYVTNQSVCKNKILLDYFDELYTDDCGKCSVCIQKKNSAEDVLSQIKNQLKNHPKGHVFELSELKSRYLNQTIYLAQALTELIEENQFIYQNATYIKL
- the murA gene encoding UDP-N-acetylglucosamine 1-carboxyvinyltransferase, with amino-acid sequence MGTFKIEGGHPLNGIVQPQGAKNEALQILCAVLLTDQKITISNIPDIIDVNKLITLLENLGVAVEKIDRNTYSFQADQVNMAYLESDKFREEGKSLRGSIMIVGPLLARFGKGYIPKPGGDKIGRRRLDTHFEGFINLGATFRYNREEYFYGVEAPNGLTGTYMLLDEASVTGTANIVMAAVLAKGTTTIYNAACEPYLQQLCKMLNAMGAKITGVGSNLLTIEGVERLGGCTHQILPDMIEIGSWIGLAAMTRSEVTIKNVSWENLGVIPTAFRKLGITIEKVNEDDIFIPAHTNGYEIKGDIDGSILTISDAPWPGLTPDLLSIFLVVAAQAKGEVLIHQKMFESRLFFVDKLIDMGAKIILCDPHRAVIIGHDFKSQLKATKMSSPDIRAGISLLIAALSAKGTSVIQNIDQIDRGYENIDERLRALGAKIERLD
- the fmt gene encoding methionyl-tRNA formyltransferase, whose amino-acid sequence is MNKLRIVFMGTPDFAVGILDTIYKNNYEIAAVVTAPDKPAGRGQKLQQSAVKIYAEQNNLKVLQPTNLKSETFLAELAALNANLQIVVAFRMLPKAVWAMPEFGTFNLHASLLPDYRGAAPINWAIINGEEKTGVTTFFIDEKIDTGAIILKKEAHIAPNETAGTLHDKLMHLGADAVIETLELIKNNNATTTLQPAEDTKTAYKLNRENCKINFNKESKEVYNLIRGLNPYPSAYTILIDHENEWNVKLHDVSYRTEKHNHQPGSFIATKKTIEIATIDGFIEVLSLQFPGKKKMKTTELLNGMQFSEQAKCN
- a CDS encoding DUF493 family protein, translated to MDQKAEEFYARLKAELENTTEKWPVEYLYKFIVPADEAKIALIEKAFNNMGAVIKTNKSKNGNYSSVSINVVMGSADAIIEKYKEVSTIEGIISL
- a CDS encoding aminotransferase class IV; protein product: MINFNGDLVGQSNEHIEQNRGFLYADAVFETLKVLDGRILFLEDHYFRLMASLRILRMEIPLDFTLEYMESQIIKTTTALNLTHARVRLTVFRNGSGKYLPEQRTVGFVIVAEPAATIYTNKLEKYEVELFKDFYISKHLLSSLKTTSCLVNITASIFAQENGYENCLLINDEKNVVEATNGNVFLITNNTVVTPPISDGCKNGIIRKKMIEIIKKSEDLLFEERSISPFELQKADEMFITNIAVGIQSVTQYRKKKFDQTVANNLLVKLNALVRFNS